One Quadrisphaera sp. RL12-1S DNA segment encodes these proteins:
- the arfB gene encoding alternative ribosome rescue aminoacyl-tRNA hydrolase ArfB, with translation MTVPGRSGRAAGRLVLPAEELRWRFSRSSGPGGQGVNTADSRVELSWDVAGSRVLDEPVRERLLEALEGRLVDGVLVVAASQHRQQRRNRSAARDRLAALVASAAAAPPPARRATRISAGARRRRAEAKQSRSSTKALRRRPDW, from the coding sequence GTGACCGTGCCCGGACGCTCCGGCCGTGCGGCGGGCCGGCTGGTGCTGCCCGCGGAGGAGCTGCGGTGGCGCTTCTCGCGGTCGTCGGGGCCCGGCGGCCAGGGCGTCAACACCGCGGACTCCCGGGTGGAGCTCTCCTGGGACGTGGCCGGCTCCCGGGTGCTCGACGAGCCCGTGCGCGAGCGGCTGCTGGAGGCGCTGGAGGGCCGGCTGGTGGACGGGGTGCTGGTGGTGGCCGCCTCGCAGCACCGCCAGCAGCGGCGCAACCGGTCCGCGGCGCGCGACAGGCTCGCCGCGCTGGTCGCCTCGGCCGCCGCGGCACCGCCACCGGCCCGTCGCGCCACGCGGATCTCGGCGGGGGCCAGGCGGCGCCGGGCGGAGGCCAAGCAGTCGCGCAGCAGCACCAAGGCGCTGCGCCGCCGGCCCGACTGGTGA
- a CDS encoding Asp23/Gls24 family envelope stress response protein — translation MSQTTTSTAVASTKPGALTTSQGHTTIADTVVSKIAGIAAREVTGVHNLGGGASRAIGALRERIPGATTNHAQGISVEVGEKQAAVDINLIAEYGVSIADLAAGVRRNVIASVERMTGLEVTEVNIEVADVFIPSEDDGDDEPAKPARVQ, via the coding sequence ATGTCCCAGACCACCACCAGCACCGCCGTCGCTTCGACCAAGCCGGGTGCGCTCACCACGTCCCAGGGCCACACCACGATCGCCGACACCGTCGTGTCGAAGATCGCCGGCATCGCCGCCCGCGAGGTCACCGGTGTCCACAACCTGGGCGGCGGCGCCTCCCGCGCCATCGGCGCCCTGCGCGAGCGCATCCCGGGTGCCACCACCAACCACGCCCAGGGGATCTCGGTGGAGGTCGGCGAGAAGCAGGCCGCCGTCGACATCAACCTCATCGCCGAGTACGGCGTGTCCATCGCCGACCTGGCTGCGGGCGTGCGCCGCAACGTCATCGCCTCGGTGGAGCGCATGACGGGCCTCGAGGTCACCGAGGTCAACATCGAGGTCGCCGACGTCTTCATCCCCTCCGAGGACGACGGGGACGACGAGCCGGCCAAGCCCGCCCGCGTCCAGTGA
- a CDS encoding Asp23/Gls24 family envelope stress response protein → MSPSSASTPGAVPVAAPAAATTPGAVDDAAAADAVVETVLGVPGVAALSAGPAGSAATLLPGRRIDGVALRPTGTEVHVAVRYGVDVRATARAVHDAVAALGTAVPQPVNVHVEDVLAR, encoded by the coding sequence GTGAGCCCCTCGTCCGCCTCGACGCCCGGGGCCGTCCCGGTGGCCGCTCCCGCAGCGGCCACCACCCCGGGCGCCGTCGACGACGCCGCCGCGGCTGACGCAGTGGTCGAGACGGTGCTCGGCGTCCCCGGGGTCGCGGCCCTGTCCGCCGGTCCCGCAGGGTCAGCAGCGACGCTGCTGCCCGGGCGCCGGATCGACGGCGTGGCCCTGCGTCCCACCGGCACCGAGGTGCACGTGGCCGTCAGGTACGGCGTCGACGTCCGTGCCACCGCCCGCGCGGTGCACGACGCGGTCGCCGCCCTCGGCACCGCAGTGCCCCAGCCGGTGAACGTCCACGTGGAGGACGTCTTGGCGCGCTGA
- a CDS encoding DUF2273 domain-containing protein produces MNSSVPASWAGALAGLLLAIAAAVGGFGALVGALVLGVIGWLVGAQAEGRIDVLGALGRRSRG; encoded by the coding sequence ATGAACAGCTCTGTCCCCGCTTCCTGGGCCGGCGCCCTCGCCGGTCTGCTCCTGGCCATCGCCGCTGCGGTCGGAGGGTTCGGCGCCCTGGTCGGCGCCCTCGTCCTCGGCGTCATCGGCTGGCTCGTCGGCGCCCAGGCCGAAGGCCGCATCGACGTCCTCGGCGCCCTCGGCCGCCGCAGCCGCGGCTGA
- a CDS encoding Asp23/Gls24 family envelope stress response protein: protein MSTASLQQDREVDFSDLTVAGQAPTAADAADRGQLEVAERVVVAIARAAAMEVPGVATPSQNKSASKAAGGVSGITSQIGDQLTSAVGRTLPRASAQVAGDRARLSVEIALLWPHSAATVAAAVREHVATRLREYAATTTDTVAVTISTVVRDQRTTTTRRVQ from the coding sequence ATGAGCACCGCATCCCTGCAGCAGGACCGCGAGGTCGACTTCTCAGACCTGACGGTGGCGGGCCAGGCTCCGACCGCAGCGGACGCCGCCGACCGCGGTCAGCTCGAGGTGGCTGAGCGCGTGGTGGTGGCCATCGCCCGCGCCGCCGCCATGGAGGTCCCCGGGGTGGCCACCCCCTCCCAGAACAAGAGCGCCTCCAAGGCCGCTGGCGGCGTCAGCGGCATCACCAGCCAGATCGGCGACCAGCTGACCTCCGCGGTGGGACGCACCCTGCCCCGGGCCTCCGCCCAGGTCGCCGGCGACCGCGCCCGCCTCAGCGTCGAGATCGCCCTGCTGTGGCCCCACTCCGCAGCCACCGTCGCCGCCGCCGTGCGCGAGCACGTCGCCACGCGCCTGCGCGAGTACGCCGCCACCACCACCGACACCGTCGCCGTCACCATCTCCACCGTCGTGCGCGACCAGCGCACCACCACCACCAGGAGGGTCCAGTGA
- a CDS encoding DUF6286 domain-containing protein — MSTPTQTRQSQTSQTSQAGQASRASAPLRPAPLPTGAGRIGWLGPLLAVLLLGVAVLLGQDAWVRLNGVQSSWLGSVISALNGLAPSAALAVPAAIAIIIGLLLLLAAFSRRKRKALVLRGDLGAHLTTRDVARLASGAARQVDGVLDASASATRRKVTVEVTTTGDGATRGAVQADVQRALSALADAPKVTINAKEAS, encoded by the coding sequence GTGAGCACCCCCACCCAGACCCGCCAGTCCCAGACCAGCCAGACCAGCCAGGCCGGTCAGGCCAGTCGGGCGAGCGCCCCGCTGCGCCCGGCTCCCCTGCCCACCGGCGCCGGGCGCATCGGCTGGCTCGGGCCCCTGCTGGCCGTCCTGCTCCTGGGCGTCGCCGTGCTGCTGGGCCAGGACGCCTGGGTCCGCCTCAACGGCGTCCAGAGCTCCTGGCTCGGATCGGTCATCTCCGCCCTGAACGGCCTGGCCCCCTCTGCGGCCCTGGCCGTGCCCGCCGCCATCGCCATCATCATCGGCCTCCTTCTCCTGCTGGCGGCCTTCTCCCGCCGCAAGCGCAAGGCCCTGGTCCTGCGCGGAGACCTCGGCGCCCACCTGACCACCCGCGACGTGGCCCGCCTGGCCTCCGGCGCCGCCCGCCAGGTCGACGGGGTCCTGGACGCCTCCGCCTCGGCCACCCGCCGCAAGGTCACCGTCGAGGTCACCACCACCGGTGATGGCGCCACCCGCGGCGCGGTGCAGGCCGATGTCCAGCGGGCCCTGTCGGCCCTGGCCGACGCCCCGAAGGTCACCATCAACGCCAAGGAGGCGAGCTGA
- a CDS encoding GNAT family N-acetyltransferase, with protein sequence MAEAPVVTLRARTPADLDVLYGIASDLDTWEERDPSAPGPVPRQRYDAQATAAATSYRDDVFFVVDVDGEPVGSATLFGFDALARHAEAGISLAAGHRGRGVGTEALRQLVEFGFTRRNLRRIHLQAIASNTGALRAYAKVGFVEEGRRREHAWVRGAYEDVVVMGLLRADR encoded by the coding sequence ATGGCTGAGGCACCCGTCGTCACGCTCCGCGCGCGCACCCCGGCCGACCTGGACGTCCTCTACGGCATCGCCTCCGACCTGGACACGTGGGAGGAGCGCGACCCGAGCGCTCCCGGTCCCGTGCCCCGCCAGCGGTACGACGCGCAGGCGACGGCCGCGGCCACGAGCTACCGCGACGACGTCTTCTTCGTCGTCGACGTGGACGGCGAGCCCGTCGGCAGCGCCACCCTGTTCGGCTTCGACGCGCTCGCCCGCCACGCCGAGGCCGGGATCAGCCTCGCGGCGGGGCACCGCGGGCGGGGTGTCGGCACCGAGGCGCTGCGGCAGCTGGTGGAGTTCGGCTTCACCCGCCGCAACCTGCGGCGCATCCACCTGCAGGCCATCGCGTCGAACACCGGCGCGCTGCGCGCCTACGCGAAGGTCGGCTTCGTGGAAGAAGGACGACGACGCGAGCACGCCTGGGTGCGCGGCGCCTACGAGGACGTGGTGGTCATGGGGTTGCTGCGCGCCGACCGCTGA
- a CDS encoding bifunctional methylenetetrahydrofolate dehydrogenase/methenyltetrahydrofolate cyclohydrolase gives MTATVLDPSPVAAAFRDQVRADVQRLAEQGRSLRVVGLISQEKGPAATYARYAQRGFEDVGIELDLRRTTAAQAEAAVAAANTDADVDGLFLYYPLTDRTGDRWLRELVDPRKDVEGMHSFWGRLLYENTRFVDPERTVRAILPCTPLAVLKLLEAAGLHSDRENAPLEGVTACVINRSDVVGRPLAAMLANDGARVHSLDLSGPLTFEPAIGRHAHDVRASDVDRRAALAQADVVISAVPSRDFELVRGEEVKEGAICVDVAEYTNFAPSVQEVARVFVPRVGPLTIAMAARNLVRLASARQPRS, from the coding sequence GTGACCGCGACCGTGCTCGACCCGTCCCCGGTGGCCGCGGCCTTCCGCGACCAGGTCCGCGCTGACGTCCAGCGCCTCGCCGAGCAGGGGCGCTCGCTGCGCGTGGTCGGGCTCATCAGCCAGGAGAAGGGCCCTGCGGCCACGTACGCGCGGTACGCCCAGCGGGGGTTCGAGGACGTCGGCATCGAGCTGGACCTGCGCCGCACCACCGCGGCGCAGGCGGAGGCGGCCGTCGCCGCGGCCAACACCGACGCCGACGTGGACGGACTGTTCCTCTACTACCCGCTCACCGACCGCACCGGCGACCGGTGGCTGCGCGAGCTGGTGGACCCCCGCAAGGACGTCGAGGGCATGCACTCCTTCTGGGGGCGGCTCCTGTACGAGAACACCCGCTTCGTGGACCCCGAGCGCACGGTCCGGGCGATCCTGCCGTGCACGCCGCTGGCCGTCCTGAAGCTGCTCGAGGCGGCGGGCCTGCACAGCGACCGCGAGAACGCGCCGCTGGAGGGCGTGACCGCGTGCGTCATCAACCGCAGCGACGTGGTGGGCCGCCCGCTGGCGGCGATGCTCGCCAACGACGGCGCCCGCGTGCACTCCCTGGACCTGTCGGGGCCGCTGACGTTCGAGCCCGCGATCGGCCGTCACGCGCACGACGTGCGGGCCTCCGACGTCGACCGCCGCGCGGCGCTGGCCCAGGCCGACGTGGTCATCTCGGCGGTGCCCTCGCGCGACTTCGAGCTGGTCCGCGGCGAGGAGGTCAAGGAGGGGGCGATCTGCGTGGACGTCGCCGAGTACACCAACTTCGCCCCGTCCGTGCAGGAGGTGGCACGCGTCTTCGTGCCGCGGGTGGGTCCGCTGACCATCGCGATGGCGGCGCGCAACCTCGTGCGGCTGGCGTCGGCGCGGCAGCCCCGGAGCTAG
- a CDS encoding GNAT family protein has product MRRLVCAEVDARDLTTCRLLAAFERRRGALVPVAFLAFDEDVELVHTAPAHRRRGIASSLLARAQEEVPALGYSGDHTADGAAWGRARGLDVPTADALTEDTEVAWAAASVYLYLTHAEPEDLLWQHPLRRRARRLRWRRAGS; this is encoded by the coding sequence GTGCGCCGACTGGTGTGCGCGGAGGTCGACGCCCGCGACCTCACCACCTGCCGGCTGCTCGCGGCCTTCGAGCGCCGCCGCGGTGCCCTGGTCCCGGTCGCGTTCCTCGCCTTCGACGAGGACGTCGAGCTGGTCCACACCGCGCCCGCGCACCGGCGCCGCGGGATCGCTTCGAGCCTGCTGGCGCGGGCCCAGGAGGAGGTGCCGGCGCTCGGCTACTCCGGCGACCACACGGCCGACGGGGCGGCGTGGGGGAGGGCGCGGGGGCTGGACGTGCCGACCGCCGACGCGCTCACCGAGGACACGGAGGTCGCGTGGGCGGCCGCGTCGGTCTACCTGTACCTCACGCACGCCGAGCCGGAGGACCTGCTGTGGCAGCACCCGCTGCGGCGGCGCGCGCGGAGGCTCCGCTGGCGCAGGGCGGGCAGCTAG
- a CDS encoding HpcH/HpaI aldolase family protein: MTSQQSADQTADQRLAVWSTLDDPRVLRLLLAARPGWVVLDAQHGAWTDRSLTDVLLSLETDVPVWVRLADDRASGIGRALDAGAAGVVVPLVESPEQAAAAAAACRYPPRGRRSFGPMHGLVGRTAPSTSEADAAVRCAVMVETAAGLARAADIAAVPGVDMVFVGPNDLSLSLGTTLDALLADDGEGAPLPAVVAACRAAGVRAGAFGGGAERGRRLLELGFTDVVVATDTGLISAAAVAAVG, translated from the coding sequence GTGACCTCCCAGCAGAGCGCCGACCAGACCGCCGACCAGAGGCTCGCCGTCTGGAGCACCCTGGACGACCCGCGCGTGCTGCGCCTGCTGCTCGCCGCCCGCCCAGGGTGGGTGGTGCTCGACGCCCAGCACGGCGCGTGGACTGACCGCTCCCTCACCGACGTCCTGCTCTCGCTGGAGACGGACGTGCCCGTGTGGGTGCGCCTCGCGGACGACCGCGCCAGCGGCATCGGCCGCGCGCTGGACGCGGGCGCCGCCGGCGTCGTCGTCCCCCTGGTCGAGTCGCCCGAGCAGGCCGCGGCTGCGGCCGCGGCCTGCCGCTACCCGCCCCGGGGCCGTCGCAGCTTCGGTCCGATGCACGGCCTGGTGGGACGCACCGCGCCGAGCACGTCCGAGGCGGACGCCGCGGTGCGCTGCGCCGTCATGGTGGAGACAGCGGCGGGCCTGGCGCGCGCGGCCGACATCGCCGCGGTCCCCGGGGTCGACATGGTGTTCGTGGGCCCGAACGACCTGTCGCTCTCGCTGGGCACCACGCTGGACGCGCTGCTCGCCGACGACGGCGAAGGCGCACCGCTGCCGGCCGTGGTCGCCGCGTGCCGCGCGGCGGGCGTGCGCGCGGGCGCGTTCGGGGGCGGCGCCGAGCGCGGCCGCCGTCTGCTGGAGCTGGGGTTCACCGACGTGGTGGTCGCCACGGACACCGGGCTGATCAGCGCCGCTGCCGTCGCCGCTGTCGGGTGA
- a CDS encoding methyl-accepting chemotaxis protein → MLNSVGSRLGAAFAALTALTVLCGGTGLWALQQEQQRSESLAALQVTARKAERIEYYNTDVSGWQAYVYAQAVTDGVPSLATNTYNVDGLATSRKEGDALLASFSAGELSPGEEASLGKVRDLWTTYFQETDELLELTRTDTPASSRQAYDVLNGPLDTSWQQLNEATGTLVGQLDERTKAAHEATDAATRRLQLLLLLTTVLAVVLAAVAAPRVTRSITGRLTAVVGVVRGLAEGRLDQRAPVGRRDEIGVLATATNESLDTFSALVRGLTTDARTLSSSVAGLRSSAVQLSQEATTTSATTAEVAGTTDRISADIATVAAAGEQMTAAIQSISESTLSASQVAGDAVQAADAAQSTIERLSTSSREIGEVVALITAIAGQTDLLALNATIEAARAGEAGRGFAVVADEVKQLARQTAEATDQITAKVSATRVDAEAAGSALRGIGQVITRIDALQGTIAAAVEEQAATTAEMVRTVSAVARGSEQIARTVSDVAATAQDTTRTAADTEAVTSEVAAVAESLERAVATFRL, encoded by the coding sequence GTGCTGAACTCCGTCGGGTCACGCCTGGGCGCCGCCTTCGCCGCGCTGACGGCCCTCACCGTCCTGTGCGGCGGCACCGGGCTGTGGGCGCTGCAGCAGGAGCAGCAGCGCAGCGAGTCGCTCGCAGCGCTCCAGGTGACCGCGCGCAAGGCGGAGCGCATCGAGTACTACAACACCGACGTCTCCGGCTGGCAGGCGTACGTCTACGCCCAGGCCGTGACGGACGGCGTGCCGTCGCTGGCCACCAACACCTACAACGTGGACGGGCTCGCCACCTCCCGCAAGGAGGGTGACGCCCTGCTCGCCAGCTTCAGCGCCGGTGAGCTGTCCCCCGGCGAGGAGGCCTCGCTGGGGAAGGTCCGCGACCTCTGGACCACGTACTTCCAGGAGACCGACGAGCTCCTGGAGCTCACCCGCACCGACACCCCCGCGTCGAGCCGACAGGCGTACGACGTGCTGAACGGTCCGCTGGACACCAGCTGGCAGCAGCTGAACGAGGCCACGGGCACCCTGGTGGGCCAGCTCGACGAGCGCACGAAGGCCGCCCACGAGGCCACCGACGCCGCCACGCGCCGGCTCCAGCTGCTGCTCCTGCTCACCACCGTCCTGGCCGTGGTCCTGGCGGCCGTGGCCGCCCCCCGGGTGACACGCTCGATCACCGGCCGGCTCACCGCGGTGGTGGGAGTGGTGCGGGGGCTGGCCGAGGGCCGCCTCGACCAGCGCGCCCCCGTGGGGCGGCGGGACGAGATCGGGGTCCTGGCCACCGCCACCAACGAGTCCCTGGACACCTTCTCCGCGCTGGTGCGCGGGCTCACCACCGACGCGCGGACCCTCAGCTCCTCCGTGGCCGGGCTGCGCTCCTCCGCCGTCCAGCTGTCCCAGGAGGCGACGACGACGTCGGCGACCACCGCCGAGGTGGCCGGCACCACCGACCGCATCAGCGCGGACATCGCCACCGTGGCGGCCGCCGGGGAGCAGATGACCGCGGCCATCCAGTCCATCTCGGAGTCGACCCTGTCGGCGTCCCAGGTGGCCGGAGACGCCGTGCAGGCCGCCGACGCCGCGCAGTCGACCATCGAGCGCCTCAGCACCTCCAGCCGCGAGATCGGCGAGGTGGTCGCCCTCATCACGGCCATCGCGGGCCAGACCGACCTGCTGGCCCTCAACGCCACCATCGAGGCGGCGCGGGCCGGCGAGGCCGGCAGGGGCTTCGCGGTGGTGGCCGACGAGGTCAAGCAGCTGGCGCGCCAGACCGCCGAGGCCACCGACCAGATCACCGCCAAGGTCAGCGCCACCCGGGTGGACGCCGAGGCCGCCGGCAGCGCGCTGCGCGGCATCGGCCAGGTCATCACCCGCATCGACGCCCTCCAGGGCACCATCGCCGCGGCCGTGGAGGAGCAGGCGGCGACCACCGCCGAGATGGTCCGCACCGTCTCGGCCGTGGCCCGCGGCAGCGAGCAGATCGCGCGGACCGTGTCCGACGTGGCCGCCACG